From a single Bacteroidota bacterium genomic region:
- a CDS encoding tetratricopeptide repeat protein yields MQKKKTSTLGPIVKPANTSATGKQINFKGIYFIIAFITFLLYANTLGHEYTVDDSTVIENNKFTVKGFGGLKEIFTTSYRAGFWDRKEGLYRPISVAMFAIEWGIAPKQPFLGHLINILIYALSAVILLSVLRRLLQKMHPLIPIFITLLWVFHPVHTEVVANIKSRDELLSFLFGIGALSGLIRYVDTNKLKYILLSCLAFFLALLSKENSVAWAGVFPLAIWCFTKVDFKRTITLSSVFIGVIGLYFLVRISVLGEIGGGYDLMLINNSLIGAKDKLSQMAGAFYIMGRYFGLFILPATLVFDYSYNTIPPVSFAHPLAFLAFGIIVFGLIYALKNLPRRSMISFAILFFLGTILLVSNIFFLIEATMAERFIYTPSLGLCLLAGYFANKWLIGNKTFEGPITVSHIRNNKLFIPGILVLIIFGGRTIVRSNDWKDNLTLLQKDVKSSPESARIRYALGSTLLVEKALEEPEGSATRKNYLERAIVELRKGVSILPNYNDAWYHLGIAYKELGDAKNAVLAFEQARSYKAFNGANHFTSSGIAYGLNKQYDKAIADLEAAVKLDPQNSDAWNNYGLYLSEGGSLQASIDALNKSIALKNDFDKAYYNRGNTYAKAGNYREALKDYAKALSIKSNYTDALNNSGNCYIMLQRPDSAVSYFERAIQSDPGNVKAVINLGVTLQNLGDTVNAKIYFEKARSMGATL; encoded by the coding sequence GTGCAGAAAAAGAAAACCTCCACTCTTGGTCCTATTGTAAAGCCGGCAAACACATCAGCCACCGGAAAGCAAATAAACTTTAAAGGCATTTATTTCATCATTGCTTTCATCACTTTTCTATTGTATGCCAATACCCTTGGCCATGAATACACCGTGGATGACTCGACCGTAATTGAAAATAATAAGTTCACGGTTAAAGGTTTTGGCGGATTAAAGGAGATTTTCACCACTTCCTACCGTGCCGGTTTCTGGGACAGGAAGGAAGGGTTATACCGGCCCATCTCTGTAGCCATGTTTGCAATAGAATGGGGCATTGCACCCAAACAACCTTTTCTTGGACATTTGATCAATATACTGATCTATGCGCTGAGTGCTGTAATCTTACTTTCCGTTTTAAGGCGTTTATTACAAAAGATGCATCCTCTTATACCCATCTTCATCACCCTACTCTGGGTATTCCATCCGGTGCATACTGAAGTGGTGGCGAATATAAAAAGCAGAGATGAATTATTGAGTTTCCTTTTTGGCATTGGTGCTCTTTCAGGACTCATTCGTTATGTAGATACTAATAAACTTAAATATATTTTACTTTCATGTCTTGCCTTTTTCCTGGCATTATTGTCCAAAGAAAATTCTGTGGCATGGGCGGGTGTATTTCCGTTGGCTATTTGGTGTTTCACGAAAGTGGATTTTAAAAGGACAATTACACTTTCTTCCGTATTTATTGGAGTGATTGGCCTTTACTTTTTGGTTCGGATTTCTGTTTTAGGGGAGATTGGCGGAGGATATGATCTCATGCTCATCAACAATTCGTTAATTGGTGCAAAAGATAAACTTTCACAAATGGCGGGTGCCTTCTATATTATGGGCAGATATTTTGGGTTGTTCATCCTTCCGGCAACATTGGTTTTTGATTACTCTTACAATACAATACCCCCTGTCAGTTTTGCGCATCCCCTCGCCTTTCTGGCCTTCGGAATCATTGTCTTTGGATTGATCTATGCTCTTAAAAATCTTCCCAGGCGAAGCATGATCTCCTTCGCCATTCTCTTCTTCCTCGGAACTATTTTATTGGTTTCAAATATCTTTTTCCTCATTGAAGCCACTATGGCGGAAAGGTTCATTTACACGCCTTCCCTGGGATTATGTTTGCTGGCCGGTTATTTTGCCAATAAGTGGCTGATAGGAAACAAAACATTTGAAGGCCCTATAACGGTTTCGCATATACGAAATAACAAATTATTCATTCCCGGCATACTTGTTCTCATTATTTTTGGAGGAAGAACTATTGTTCGCAGTAACGACTGGAAAGATAACCTTACCTTATTGCAGAAAGATGTTAAATCATCACCGGAAAGTGCGCGTATTCGTTACGCACTGGGCAGCACTTTACTCGTGGAAAAAGCCCTGGAGGAGCCGGAAGGGTCAGCCACCCGAAAAAATTATCTCGAACGGGCTATCGTTGAATTACGAAAAGGCGTTTCTATATTACCAAATTACAACGATGCCTGGTATCATCTGGGCATCGCATACAAAGAACTGGGGGATGCGAAAAATGCCGTATTAGCTTTTGAGCAGGCACGATCATATAAAGCATTCAACGGTGCAAATCATTTTACCAGTTCAGGAATTGCCTATGGTTTGAACAAGCAATACGACAAAGCTATTGCTGATCTGGAAGCCGCTGTAAAACTTGATCCGCAAAATTCAGATGCATGGAATAACTATGGTTTATACCTGAGTGAAGGAGGAAGTCTACAGGCTTCCATTGATGCATTAAACAAATCCATTGCACTTAAAAATGACTTTGACAAAGCATACTATAACCGCGGTAACACGTATGCTAAAGCAGGAAATTACAGGGAAGCATTGAAAGATTATGCCAAAGCCCTCTCTATAAAAAGCAATTATACCGATGCCTTAAACAACAGTGGAAATTGTTATATCATGTTACAAAGGCCGGATAGCGCTGTGAGTTATTTTGAAAGAGCCATTCAATCCGATCCCGGAAATGTAAAAGCCGTGATTAATCTGGGAGTTACATTGCAAAATTTAGGAGATACGGTTAATGCCAAAATTTACTTTGAAAAAGCCCGGAGTATGGGTGCTACTTTATGA
- a CDS encoding DUF2306 domain-containing protein, translated as METIIIDSLRWMHIIAGSLALLSGPVAMLNQDGGRLHRQSGKIYFWSMLVIFVTSIVLSVLRENWFLFMVGIFSCYLVLTGYRALSLKMLHKGQKAATFDWIILAFSVLAGAGLLFMGSWLILAKGNTFGLVPLAFGGVLTSGVIGDYKRFTVPPKEKNHWLIKHIIGMMGGYIATITAFLVQNVNISPAFITWLMPSLIIAPFISYTVRKFKKGKGKVILP; from the coding sequence ATGGAAACAATTATTATTGATTCTTTGCGCTGGATGCACATCATCGCCGGCAGTCTGGCATTACTCTCGGGACCTGTAGCCATGCTCAATCAGGATGGCGGACGCCTTCACCGCCAAAGCGGGAAAATATATTTCTGGTCGATGCTGGTCATCTTCGTGACGTCGATCGTACTCTCTGTCTTACGGGAAAACTGGTTCCTGTTTATGGTAGGCATCTTTAGTTGTTATTTGGTCCTAACGGGATACAGAGCCTTATCGCTGAAAATGCTGCACAAGGGACAAAAAGCGGCCACCTTTGATTGGATTATACTCGCCTTTTCCGTTTTAGCCGGAGCAGGTTTGTTGTTCATGGGAAGCTGGTTGATTCTTGCAAAGGGCAACACTTTCGGATTAGTACCTTTAGCATTTGGTGGAGTACTTACTTCAGGCGTCATAGGAGATTATAAAAGGTTCACTGTTCCACCAAAAGAGAAAAATCACTGGCTGATAAAACATATCATCGGAATGATGGGGGGATACATTGCCACGATAACTGCATTTTTGGTACAAAATGTAAACATAAGTCCGGCATTCATTACCTGGCTCATGCCCTCATTGATCATCGCACCTTTTATATCTTATACCGTTAGGAAATTTAAGAAAGGAAAGGGCAAAGTCATTTTACCGTGA
- a CDS encoding TlpA family protein disulfide reductase, protein MSFTFFLGIWLGILQLPDANLPFQFEFAQHDGHPVMIIKNAEERIVCDEITLAGDSIFIRLPLYDSEFRLKAGRETMHGVWINKGRKVPAVIPFTAQKNLSYRFLPQQTKSDEQRLTGRWETWFNVNSGDSSLAIGVFEEKEGIVTGTFLTESGDHRFLDGIKDGDSLKLSVFDGSHAWLYLAKIKDGKMEGMFYSGNHHKAPFRACINDSVRLRDPSSITQATGKINFNLPDPDSQLVSLDQSNYRNRVIIVQIMGTWCPNCMDESVFLDSVYRDRGEEGLEVIGLSFERTAEFSIAANNVRKVKKRLNLSYPVLIAGVAQKDEVQKIIPAISNFFSYPTTLFIDRKGTVVKVSSGFSGPATGEFWLKYKKEFNRTLDRLLH, encoded by the coding sequence ATGTCATTCACTTTCTTTCTTGGAATATGGCTGGGCATCCTGCAATTACCTGATGCAAACCTGCCTTTTCAGTTTGAATTTGCTCAACACGACGGACACCCTGTCATGATCATTAAAAATGCTGAAGAACGAATTGTGTGTGACGAAATTACTTTAGCGGGTGATTCCATTTTTATCCGATTGCCTCTTTACGATTCAGAGTTTCGTTTAAAAGCAGGTCGGGAAACGATGCATGGCGTATGGATAAACAAAGGAAGAAAAGTACCTGCTGTTATTCCTTTCACTGCGCAAAAAAATCTGTCCTATCGTTTTTTACCCCAGCAAACAAAAAGTGATGAACAGAGGTTAACAGGCCGTTGGGAAACCTGGTTCAATGTAAATTCTGGGGACTCTTCTCTCGCGATTGGAGTCTTCGAGGAAAAGGAGGGAATTGTTACCGGCACTTTCCTCACTGAATCCGGAGATCATCGTTTTTTAGATGGGATAAAAGACGGAGATTCGTTAAAGCTTAGTGTTTTCGATGGATCACATGCCTGGTTATATCTTGCTAAGATCAAAGATGGAAAAATGGAAGGAATGTTCTATTCCGGAAATCATCACAAAGCCCCTTTTCGTGCATGCATTAACGATAGTGTTCGTCTGAGGGATCCTTCAAGCATTACTCAGGCTACAGGTAAAATAAATTTCAATTTACCGGATCCGGATAGCCAGCTTGTTTCATTAGATCAGAGCAACTATCGTAATCGTGTTATCATTGTACAAATTATGGGCACATGGTGTCCGAATTGTATGGATGAATCTGTTTTTTTGGATAGTGTTTACAGGGATAGAGGGGAAGAAGGACTTGAAGTAATCGGTCTGTCCTTTGAAAGAACTGCTGAATTCAGCATTGCTGCCAACAATGTCCGAAAAGTTAAAAAACGTCTGAATTTATCTTATCCTGTATTGATCGCCGGTGTTGCTCAAAAAGATGAAGTACAAAAAATAATTCCTGCCATTTCAAACTTTTTCTCCTATCCTACTACTCTTTTTATAGACCGAAAAGGGACTGTTGTTAAAGTTTCCAGTGGGTTTTCAGGCCCAGCTACTGGCGAGTTCTGGTTGAAATACAAGAAGGAGTTCAATCGAACTTTAGACCGACTATTACATTAG
- the yidD gene encoding membrane protein insertion efficiency factor YidD: MVGKKKWIQYNPVNLTFGGLLFLYQSVISSQISADCPYEISCSNFSKQSILQYGLIKGLSLSADRLTRCTKLAAKDLHPLRISKEGMLIDTPAYYCNKHKH; this comes from the coding sequence TTGGTAGGTAAGAAAAAATGGATACAATACAATCCGGTGAATCTGACTTTCGGTGGATTATTATTTTTATATCAATCCGTGATATCATCGCAAATTTCTGCGGATTGTCCCTATGAAATCAGTTGTTCCAATTTCAGTAAGCAATCTATTTTACAGTACGGATTAATAAAAGGGCTTTCCCTCAGCGCTGATCGCCTCACCCGTTGCACCAAACTAGCGGCGAAAGATCTCCACCCCTTGCGCATCAGTAAGGAGGGTATGCTGATCGACACGCCTGCCTACTATTGCAATAAACATAAACATTGA
- a CDS encoding LytTR family transcriptional regulator encodes MILSLLSKPYPLSDSPSGKIRAALFTGFFVFVFLFAFRPFQLHRFDNIVALKLTLGYGAVTLIMVLINTFWVTTLLPKFFNESKWTIGREISFLLWIIFTIGLGNALYSMVIFNDFFNLRYLLYFQLYTLMVAVLPVIINVMIMQLVLTRRNLKEAENISDHMNFKKRLDSDPGAIITLRSDNQKEELKIPARDLLFITSADNYIEVHYLQNGIEQKKLLRGTLRNTKNDLRTYTAFYRCHRAWIVNLDRVVSVTGNSQGYRLVLNGTDTIVPVSRNLNEEISTRLSM; translated from the coding sequence ATGATTTTATCCTTACTATCGAAACCTTATCCCCTTAGTGATAGTCCCTCAGGAAAAATCAGGGCCGCCTTATTTACAGGATTCTTTGTTTTCGTTTTCCTGTTTGCCTTTCGTCCTTTCCAATTGCACCGCTTCGATAACATCGTCGCATTAAAATTAACATTGGGATATGGAGCAGTTACTTTGATCATGGTATTGATCAACACGTTCTGGGTCACTACACTTTTGCCAAAATTTTTCAATGAAAGTAAATGGACAATAGGACGGGAGATCAGCTTTCTGCTCTGGATCATTTTCACCATCGGCCTTGGCAATGCGCTTTATTCCATGGTCATTTTTAATGATTTCTTCAACCTGCGTTATCTCTTGTACTTTCAATTGTACACGTTAATGGTCGCCGTTCTGCCGGTAATCATCAACGTAATGATCATGCAATTGGTACTCACCCGTCGTAATCTGAAAGAAGCAGAAAATATTTCTGACCATATGAATTTTAAGAAGCGACTGGATTCGGATCCGGGCGCCATCATCACCCTTAGGTCTGACAATCAAAAAGAAGAATTAAAAATACCTGCACGGGATTTATTATTTATTACTTCAGCGGATAACTATATCGAAGTACATTATTTGCAAAATGGTATTGAACAGAAAAAGCTGCTGAGAGGAACCCTGAGAAACACGAAAAATGATCTGCGCACCTATACTGCATTTTACCGGTGTCACCGGGCATGGATCGTCAATCTTGACCGTGTGGTATCCGTCACCGGAAATTCACAAGGTTACCGTTTGGTATTGAACGGGACCGACACCATCGTTCCGGTCTCCAGAAATTTAAATGAAGAAATAAGTACGCGACTTTCGATGTAA
- a CDS encoding WD40 repeat domain-containing protein translates to MKSANFSPDDKLIVTSSWKEDALTIWNYPDLKKSIQLSESIWTDEAFFSPDGKFLLSCNHDNVCKVWDVNTGNITRTFAGHDDWVYAIRLSSDMKYLITGSFDKTLRKWDFNTGKLIATFNGHKDGISYMTLSPYNSSAVSGSVDGSIILWNLNDEKDFRMIREKGSAILNLAYSPDGKTIAAALADHSILIWNIDIAGH, encoded by the coding sequence GTGAAATCTGCAAATTTTTCTCCGGATGATAAGTTGATCGTTACCTCCAGTTGGAAGGAAGATGCGCTTACCATTTGGAACTATCCTGATTTGAAAAAATCAATCCAGCTCTCAGAAAGTATATGGACCGATGAAGCCTTCTTCTCACCGGATGGGAAATTCCTTCTCTCCTGCAATCACGATAATGTTTGTAAAGTCTGGGATGTAAACACAGGAAATATCACCCGAACTTTTGCCGGACATGACGATTGGGTATATGCTATCCGACTAAGCAGTGATATGAAATATCTTATTACCGGTAGTTTTGATAAAACATTAAGAAAATGGGATTTTAACACGGGCAAGCTGATTGCCACCTTCAACGGACATAAAGATGGTATTTCCTATATGACTTTATCACCGTACAATTCCTCCGCGGTATCCGGGTCGGTAGATGGAAGTATCATTTTATGGAATCTCAACGATGAAAAGGATTTCAGGATGATCCGGGAGAAAGGAAGTGCCATCTTAAATCTTGCTTACTCACCTGACGGGAAAACCATTGCCGCGGCCCTGGCTGATCATTCAATCTTAATCTGGAATATCGATATTGCGGGACATTAA
- a CDS encoding sodium-translocating pyrophosphatase → MENFVYIVPVLGIIGLIYMFVKASWVKKQDAGDSKMEEISSAIAEGAMSFLKSEYKILAIYMVLASIGLGILSQMVESSHILIVVAFIIGCIFSAVAGYSGMRIATKANVRTTQAARTSLAKALNVSFTGGLVMGLGVAGMAVLGLSLLFICFYQFFMGGVMTGNEQMTQVLEVLAGFSLGAESIALFARVGGGIYTKAADVGADLVGKVEAGIPEDDPRNPATIADNVGDNVGDVAGMGADLFGSYVATVLASMVLGNYVIRDMGGIQDAFGGIGPILLPLSIAGVGIIASIVGSWLVSIKEGALANTDTVQSALNRGNWVSILIALAASYFLIDLMLPAQMTMRAFNDGNFNELYTSSMNVFWAVVIGMFVGAAISYITEYYTGLDKKPVRDIVQKSGTGAATNIIAGLGTGMLSTAMPVILFAGAIWGAYSLAGFYGVGIAASAMMATTAMQLAIDAFGPIADNAGGIAEMSELPADVREKTDILDSVGNTTAAIGKGFAIASAALTALALFAAYVTFTGINGINIFDAKVLAALFIGGMVPVVFSALAMNSVGKAAMDMVNEVRRQFREIPGIMEGTGKPEYGRCVEISTKAALREMMLPGVITIVSPIIIGIVMGPEALGAYMAGVTVSGVLWAIFQNNAGGAWDNAKKSFEKGVEIDGQMYYNKSEPHKAAVVGDTVGDPFKDTSGPSMNILIKLTSLVGLTIAPLIALNDGHGAGAAGDDCCGGKAKMECQSEMSGMGCEMDAEGNCIIDSAMCAEWMAAGKCDSSDCVKMENGKCHIKASSCKMMMNGAGCGEECMKMCKEKGIECGNGKPCPMHKASAQHDCSKGCDDACMTACKEAGKDCKGEHGGCAH, encoded by the coding sequence ATGGAAAATTTCGTATATATCGTACCGGTACTTGGAATCATTGGACTTATTTACATGTTCGTGAAAGCCAGCTGGGTAAAGAAACAAGATGCAGGTGACTCCAAAATGGAGGAAATCTCATCCGCAATTGCTGAAGGCGCAATGTCCTTCCTGAAATCAGAATATAAAATTCTGGCCATTTATATGGTACTCGCCAGCATCGGATTGGGAATTCTCAGCCAGATGGTTGAAAGTTCTCATATTCTGATCGTTGTCGCTTTCATTATTGGCTGTATATTCAGTGCAGTGGCCGGATACAGCGGGATGCGCATTGCTACAAAAGCCAACGTTCGAACCACTCAGGCTGCACGTACTTCCCTGGCAAAAGCATTAAATGTATCCTTCACCGGCGGATTGGTAATGGGTCTTGGGGTAGCCGGTATGGCTGTGCTGGGATTGAGTCTTCTCTTTATCTGTTTCTACCAGTTTTTCATGGGTGGAGTAATGACAGGGAATGAACAGATGACACAGGTGCTGGAAGTTTTGGCGGGATTCTCATTGGGTGCTGAATCGATTGCACTTTTTGCCCGTGTAGGAGGTGGTATTTATACCAAAGCGGCTGATGTAGGCGCTGATTTAGTAGGAAAAGTGGAAGCAGGAATTCCTGAAGATGATCCACGAAATCCTGCCACTATAGCAGATAACGTTGGAGACAATGTAGGTGATGTAGCCGGGATGGGAGCTGATCTTTTTGGATCCTATGTAGCTACTGTTTTAGCCTCTATGGTACTTGGAAATTATGTGATCCGTGATATGGGCGGTATTCAGGATGCCTTCGGTGGTATTGGTCCTATTTTGCTTCCCTTGAGTATTGCCGGTGTAGGTATCATCGCTTCTATCGTTGGTTCATGGCTGGTATCTATTAAAGAAGGAGCACTCGCAAATACAGACACTGTTCAGTCCGCGTTAAACCGTGGTAACTGGGTCTCTATCCTCATTGCATTGGCTGCTTCATACTTCCTGATTGATCTGATGCTTCCTGCACAGATGACTATGAGAGCTTTTAACGATGGTAATTTCAATGAACTTTATACCAGTTCCATGAATGTTTTCTGGGCGGTTGTGATTGGAATGTTTGTGGGAGCCGCTATTTCTTATATTACGGAGTATTACACCGGACTTGATAAAAAACCGGTCAGAGATATTGTACAAAAATCAGGAACAGGAGCTGCTACCAATATCATCGCCGGACTGGGTACCGGAATGTTATCTACTGCTATGCCTGTTATTCTATTCGCCGGAGCCATTTGGGGAGCTTATTCACTTGCCGGATTTTATGGGGTAGGTATTGCTGCATCCGCGATGATGGCGACCACGGCTATGCAATTGGCGATCGACGCTTTCGGACCTATTGCAGATAACGCAGGGGGTATTGCTGAGATGAGTGAATTACCTGCTGATGTACGTGAGAAAACAGATATTCTTGATTCAGTAGGAAACACCACGGCGGCTATCGGAAAAGGATTTGCCATTGCTTCTGCCGCTTTAACGGCACTTGCACTCTTCGCAGCTTACGTGACCTTTACCGGCATCAACGGTATCAATATTTTTGATGCAAAAGTCCTTGCTGCACTCTTCATTGGAGGAATGGTGCCTGTAGTATTCTCCGCCCTTGCGATGAATTCAGTAGGTAAAGCTGCCATGGATATGGTGAACGAAGTACGTCGCCAGTTCAGAGAGATTCCGGGTATTATGGAAGGAACAGGTAAGCCTGAATACGGTCGTTGTGTTGAAATTTCTACAAAAGCCGCTCTTCGTGAAATGATGTTGCCCGGTGTAATTACCATCGTTTCGCCAATCATCATCGGAATTGTGATGGGCCCTGAAGCATTGGGTGCCTATATGGCCGGAGTTACTGTAAGTGGAGTATTATGGGCAATCTTCCAGAACAATGCCGGAGGAGCCTGGGACAATGCAAAAAAATCATTTGAAAAAGGCGTGGAGATTGATGGCCAGATGTACTATAACAAATCTGAGCCACACAAAGCGGCTGTTGTTGGAGATACTGTCGGCGATCCGTTTAAAGATACTTCCGGTCCTTCTATGAATATTCTTATTAAACTCACCTCATTGGTGGGACTAACCATTGCTCCACTCATTGCTTTGAATGATGGTCATGGAGCGGGTGCTGCAGGCGATGATTGCTGTGGAGGTAAAGCGAAAATGGAATGTCAATCAGAGATGAGTGGTATGGGTTGTGAGATGGATGCAGAAGGCAATTGTATCATCGACTCCGCTATGTGTGCAGAATGGATGGCTGCAGGAAAGTGTGATAGCAGCGATTGCGTGAAGATGGAGAATGGTAAGTGTCACATCAAAGCTTCTTCCTGTAAGATGATGATGAACGGTGCCGGATGTGGAGAAGAATGTATGAAGATGTGCAAGGAGAAAGGCATCGAATGTGGTAATGGAAAACCTTGCCCGATGCATAAAGCTTCTGCACAACATGATTGCAGCAAGGGTTGCGATGACGCTTGTATGACGGCCTGTAAAGAAGCCGGAAAAGACTGCAAAGGAGAACACGGCGGTTGCGCTCATTAA